One region of Salinibacterium sp. TMP30 genomic DNA includes:
- a CDS encoding TrkA C-terminal domain-containing protein: protein MGVRIERIDLPGFGVRNDVITKSGCRVSVVSLRSGERDLAFFNADDPDSNAASISLTDDEAAAIAEVLGSSLTLSRLSVLGEKAEGLFTEEISLPGGSGFVGHPMGDMKARTLTSASIVAIARGNDVLPSPGPEVQFESGDVIVAVGTRKGLDALGKLINNGPS, encoded by the coding sequence GTGGGCGTAAGAATCGAACGAATTGACCTTCCTGGTTTTGGTGTCCGCAATGATGTGATTACCAAATCAGGTTGCCGTGTCAGCGTAGTTTCGCTGCGCTCGGGTGAACGCGATCTTGCATTTTTCAATGCGGATGACCCGGACTCGAATGCTGCCTCGATCTCGCTCACCGATGACGAGGCTGCCGCTATTGCTGAGGTTCTTGGCTCTTCGCTGACGTTGAGCCGTTTGTCGGTTCTTGGCGAGAAGGCTGAGGGGCTCTTCACCGAGGAAATTTCTCTTCCGGGCGGTTCCGGTTTTGTCGGGCATCCGATGGGCGACATGAAGGCGCGCACATTAACGAGCGCGTCAATCGTTGCAATCGCGCGCGGCAATGACGTTCTTCCGTCTCCTGGTCCCGAGGTTCAGTTTGAATCAGGCGACGTGATTGTTGCTGTAGGCACCCGCAAGGGTCTCGACGCTCTTGGCAAGCTCATCAACAACGGCCCCAGCTAA
- a CDS encoding ferritin-like domain-containing protein → MAFDIDRYTSTSKKVQWGDLDFTEFERNPLPDTTLRSLRYMADVEYHTVCYLRDLLVTPSHKEVDVSAFMTMWNREEFWHGEALSKVLGAHKVTLDFDQLKATRLKLGWKDRLDPIKQSVLGNVIGKDFIAVHMIWGAANEWSAVAAYNRLADLQQHPVLSELLRRIAKQEARHVAFYATQARERLAKSKKAQVLARLALKGAWGPVGSSIMPAEEVTHVMGHLFSGDEGLREIRKLDEHISRMPGLEGLTIVETSMKKYGVAA, encoded by the coding sequence ATGGCATTTGATATTGATCGCTACACCTCCACCTCGAAAAAGGTGCAGTGGGGTGATCTCGATTTCACCGAGTTTGAGCGCAACCCCCTGCCAGACACCACCCTGCGCAGCCTTCGCTATATGGCTGATGTTGAGTACCACACGGTGTGCTATCTTCGCGATTTGCTTGTGACGCCTTCGCATAAAGAGGTCGACGTGAGCGCGTTTATGACGATGTGGAACCGTGAAGAGTTCTGGCACGGCGAAGCACTCTCCAAGGTGCTCGGCGCCCACAAGGTGACGCTCGACTTCGACCAGCTCAAGGCAACCCGCCTCAAACTGGGGTGGAAGGATCGCCTCGACCCCATCAAGCAGTCGGTGCTAGGCAACGTCATCGGCAAAGATTTCATCGCGGTGCACATGATTTGGGGTGCCGCGAATGAGTGGTCGGCAGTTGCCGCTTACAATCGCCTCGCGGATCTTCAGCAGCATCCGGTGCTCTCTGAGTTGCTGCGACGGATTGCCAAGCAAGAGGCGCGCCATGTTGCGTTCTATGCGACCCAGGCTCGTGAACGTTTGGCCAAGAGCAAGAAGGCTCAGGTGCTCGCTCGCCTCGCGTTGAAGGGCGCGTGGGGTCCAGTGGGGTCGAGTATCATGCCTGCTGAAGAAGTCACGCATGTGATGGGCCACCTCTTTTCCGGCGACGAGGGTTTGCGCGAAATCCGGAAGCTCGATGAACACATTTCTCGCATGCCAGGGCTCGAGGGTCTCACCATTGTGGAGACCTCAATGAAAAAGTATGGGGTTGCAGCCTAA
- a CDS encoding SDR family oxidoreductase, which translates to MTTVNTLTSEHVFLTGATGFVGQAILERLLSSHPGTRISILVRAKGSTSGEGRLANLMRKPVFAQWMESIGTEKALEEVAHRVTVIDGSLTDVGPLPDDIDVVIHGASTVSFDPPIDEAFDTNVGGATGIYTALLESKSRPHVVHISTAYVGGIRKGIVPEATLLHDVDWRTEYEAARTARTRVEFESRQPEALRAQLTAAKARHGKAGPQAVAQFTEAARAQWVHDRLVDYGRMRAESLGWTDVYTLTKAFAERVAEELWAQSGHRLSVVRPSIIESALHHPFPGWIDGFKVADPLILAYGRGQLPDFPGLPDSILDVIPVDFVVNAALAAAATEADPTAPQYYHVSSGASNPLPFHRMYENVNAYFTANPLPAEDGEISVPLWRFPGGQRVEKALVKRERQAARAERTITKLPTTPRTRRWLDEVKSGQHQLEVLRAFTDLYRAYVQTEIIFDDANTRQLLASLPQKTSPSARFDVTEINWESYFQQVHFPAITTLTRAFANRPAAKTRTAKKLPHRTDVVAVFDLEGTVVDSNLVKQYLLLWGGTVPRSKVVHDLANFTFSLRKYWRAERRDRGEFIRTFMRRYEGFKIVEIERMVRGSFGRAMMRRVMPDALLRVQEHRDAGHRTILVTGTIDLMVTPFLPYFDEVVAGRMHERDGVLTGFLADPPLVDEARAAWLRHYADLHGFTLAQSYGYGDSHADLMWLQLVGNPSAVNPDVNLYKHAQEKRWSVLDWKRRSPSSPIPRPRAAAFAHQEGEEQNSTPSS; encoded by the coding sequence ATGACGACCGTCAACACCCTCACCAGCGAGCATGTTTTTCTGACCGGAGCCACCGGCTTCGTCGGTCAGGCAATCCTCGAGCGTTTGCTGTCGAGCCATCCCGGAACCCGAATTTCGATCTTGGTGCGCGCGAAAGGCTCGACCAGCGGCGAGGGGCGCCTTGCCAACCTCATGCGCAAACCAGTCTTTGCACAGTGGATGGAATCCATCGGCACGGAGAAAGCCCTCGAAGAGGTCGCGCACCGGGTCACCGTGATTGACGGCAGCCTTACGGATGTTGGGCCGCTGCCCGATGACATTGATGTCGTCATTCATGGGGCATCTACGGTCTCGTTTGATCCGCCTATCGATGAAGCATTCGACACCAACGTTGGCGGAGCGACGGGCATCTACACAGCACTGTTGGAGAGTAAGTCTCGACCGCACGTTGTGCACATTTCTACCGCCTATGTCGGCGGAATCCGCAAGGGTATCGTGCCCGAAGCTACGCTCCTGCACGACGTGGACTGGCGCACCGAGTATGAGGCGGCTCGCACGGCTCGCACTCGCGTTGAGTTCGAATCCCGCCAGCCCGAGGCCCTTCGTGCCCAACTCACCGCGGCGAAGGCTCGCCACGGCAAGGCTGGTCCCCAGGCCGTAGCCCAATTCACCGAGGCTGCTCGCGCTCAGTGGGTGCACGATCGACTTGTTGACTACGGCCGGATGCGCGCCGAAAGTCTCGGATGGACCGACGTTTACACGCTCACGAAGGCATTCGCTGAGCGTGTTGCCGAGGAACTCTGGGCTCAGTCGGGGCATCGACTTTCGGTGGTTCGCCCCTCGATCATCGAGAGCGCGCTGCATCATCCGTTTCCCGGTTGGATCGATGGGTTCAAGGTCGCGGATCCTCTGATCCTTGCGTACGGCCGCGGGCAACTGCCTGACTTCCCCGGCCTTCCCGACTCAATCCTCGATGTGATCCCGGTCGATTTTGTCGTTAATGCCGCTTTGGCCGCTGCGGCCACGGAGGCCGACCCGACGGCACCCCAGTACTACCACGTGAGTTCTGGCGCGAGCAATCCGCTGCCGTTCCACCGGATGTATGAGAATGTCAACGCGTACTTCACCGCTAATCCGCTTCCCGCGGAAGATGGCGAGATCAGCGTTCCTTTGTGGCGATTCCCGGGCGGTCAACGTGTCGAAAAAGCGCTCGTCAAGCGCGAGCGTCAAGCCGCCCGTGCCGAGCGGACAATCACCAAGCTGCCGACCACTCCCCGCACGCGCCGCTGGCTCGATGAGGTTAAGAGTGGCCAGCATCAGCTCGAGGTACTGCGCGCGTTCACTGACCTTTACCGCGCTTACGTGCAGACCGAGATCATCTTCGATGATGCCAATACTCGTCAGCTCCTCGCCTCTCTGCCTCAGAAGACTTCTCCCAGCGCGCGCTTCGATGTCACCGAGATCAACTGGGAAAGCTATTTTCAGCAGGTGCACTTTCCCGCAATCACGACGCTCACTCGGGCGTTTGCGAATCGGCCTGCTGCGAAGACTCGCACCGCCAAAAAGCTGCCGCATCGCACCGATGTTGTCGCAGTGTTCGACCTTGAGGGCACCGTCGTCGATTCGAATCTCGTGAAGCAGTACCTGCTGCTCTGGGGCGGAACAGTTCCTCGTTCCAAAGTTGTGCACGACCTAGCCAATTTCACTTTCTCGCTGCGCAAGTACTGGCGTGCCGAGCGTCGTGACCGTGGTGAGTTCATTCGCACCTTCATGCGTCGCTATGAGGGGTTCAAGATTGTTGAGATTGAGCGGATGGTGCGCGGCAGTTTTGGTCGCGCCATGATGCGTCGAGTGATGCCGGATGCTCTGCTCCGTGTTCAGGAGCACCGTGACGCTGGCCATCGCACCATCCTGGTGACCGGAACGATCGACCTGATGGTGACACCGTTCTTGCCCTACTTCGATGAGGTTGTTGCCGGGCGTATGCATGAACGCGACGGCGTGCTCACGGGCTTCTTGGCTGATCCACCCCTCGTGGATGAGGCACGGGCTGCCTGGCTGCGTCATTACGCGGATCTTCACGGCTTCACTCTGGCCCAGTCGTATGGCTATGGTGACAGCCATGCCGACCTGATGTGGTTGCAGCTCGTCGGTAATCCCAGCGCAGTCAACCCCGATGTGAACCTATACAAGCATGCTCAAGAGAAGCGGTGGAGTGTGCTCGATTGGAAGCGCCGCTCCCCTAGCTCCCCTATTCCGAGACCTCGCGCTGCGGCATTCGCGCACCAGGAAGGAGAGGAACAGAACTCGACTCCCTCGAGCTAG
- a CDS encoding SDR family NAD(P)-dependent oxidoreductase encodes MAIALITGGTSGIGAEFARQLAETGTDLILVARNETRLNETATSLRGEFGIAVETISADLANRDDVGRVAERLTDPDRPIDLFVNNAGFGVHARLTGADVASIHEHAFDVMCRAVLILGGAAGRVMRERGSGRIINVSSIAGLVTMGSYSAIKAWVASYSQGLAVELRNTGVTVTALMPGWVVTEFHERAGIRTGSIPSFMWVDAATLVKGALRDAARGKVISIPTVRYRVIGWFARHLPQTTIRWISAKISSSRSDEGSEPHGVRDTTTT; translated from the coding sequence ATGGCAATAGCGCTCATTACTGGCGGAACATCAGGCATTGGAGCCGAGTTTGCGCGGCAACTGGCTGAAACCGGCACGGATCTCATCTTGGTCGCACGGAACGAGACCCGGCTCAACGAAACCGCAACCAGCCTACGTGGAGAATTCGGAATCGCTGTCGAAACCATCAGCGCAGACCTCGCGAATCGCGACGACGTCGGGCGGGTCGCCGAGCGCCTCACCGACCCTGACCGGCCCATCGATCTGTTTGTCAACAACGCCGGCTTCGGCGTCCATGCCAGACTTACAGGCGCCGACGTCGCAAGTATCCACGAACATGCCTTCGATGTTATGTGCCGCGCTGTTTTGATTCTCGGGGGTGCAGCGGGCCGTGTCATGCGCGAGCGTGGCAGCGGTCGCATCATCAACGTGTCGAGCATCGCCGGGCTAGTGACCATGGGCTCGTACTCAGCGATCAAAGCGTGGGTGGCCTCATACAGCCAGGGGCTTGCAGTAGAACTGCGCAATACGGGAGTTACTGTGACGGCGCTCATGCCGGGGTGGGTCGTCACTGAGTTCCACGAACGGGCGGGCATCCGCACAGGGTCTATTCCTTCGTTTATGTGGGTTGACGCGGCGACCCTCGTGAAGGGTGCGCTGCGTGACGCCGCACGCGGCAAAGTTATCTCCATACCTACTGTTCGGTACCGAGTCATCGGATGGTTTGCTCGACATTTGCCTCAGACCACAATTCGTTGGATTTCTGCCAAGATTTCTTCAAGCCGAAGTGACGAGGGCTCCGAACCTCATGGTGTGAGAGATACGACTACGACATGA
- a CDS encoding lysophospholipid acyltransferase family protein, with protein sequence MTRAFDRFTSPTMAGARFVAQRGMLKPLVWSLVSVEVRGIEHIERHDGPFIAVANHSSHLDAPLIIGALPSNRARYLAAGAAADYFFEVWWRKGLTTLFFNAFAIERNAEGKRASASRSLLERGVPLLIFPEGGRTREGALTRFKPGAAALSISTSVPCLPIALVGAATAMPRGVNWPKLGRPPVTVVFGELHHRKESETSEAFSTRLADAVRQLHETVQPVPSATPKGIQ encoded by the coding sequence ATGACCCGAGCTTTTGACCGATTCACCTCGCCAACAATGGCAGGTGCGAGATTCGTGGCGCAGCGCGGAATGCTCAAACCGTTGGTGTGGTCGCTTGTTAGCGTCGAAGTTAGAGGAATCGAGCACATCGAGCGCCATGACGGCCCCTTCATTGCGGTCGCAAATCACTCCAGCCATTTGGATGCTCCACTGATCATTGGGGCGTTACCAAGCAACCGAGCACGCTATCTCGCCGCGGGCGCTGCAGCCGACTACTTCTTCGAGGTGTGGTGGCGCAAAGGGCTCACCACACTCTTCTTCAACGCCTTTGCGATCGAACGCAATGCTGAAGGCAAGCGTGCGAGTGCGTCTCGCTCGCTACTCGAACGCGGTGTTCCTCTTCTCATTTTTCCCGAAGGTGGACGCACACGCGAGGGAGCGCTCACGCGATTCAAGCCGGGTGCCGCCGCGCTCTCCATTAGCACCTCAGTGCCGTGCCTTCCCATCGCCCTCGTCGGCGCTGCTACGGCGATGCCGCGCGGCGTGAACTGGCCAAAGCTAGGACGGCCGCCCGTCACTGTAGTCTTTGGCGAACTGCACCACCGCAAAGAATCTGAAACTTCAGAAGCTTTCTCGACGCGACTTGCCGACGCCGTGCGGCAACTGCACGAAACTGTTCAACCCGTGCCAAGCGCAACCCCGAAGGGAATCCAATGA
- a CDS encoding FAD-binding oxidoreductase produces the protein MTAVKHMKWWGWGNEGVGFHHEDKPGFAPFVQYAVGLDLVSATRAGEPSFDDLNVPKSKATAAFVKQFAAIVGEDNVTRDDMVRVIHTYGKGLRDLVRIRSNAIKRSPDVVVYPADESEVQAIVDAAVAANAVIIPFGGGSNIAGSLEPMPAEKRVVISLDLGRLREVVAIDKDAGLARIQAGAQGPDLEEQLNAQGWTIGHFPDSFTHSTVGGWVATRSSGMQSDKYGDIADITRGLRVVRPGGLLVLRPLPSTSSGPSVREMILGSEGRLGVITEVTVQVHRIPAKRDVYAYFFPNWKSGIAAMQAIAESDATPSITRISDAKETGFSLATSKSRTGVSKFTAETALPKIMTAKGWNLDDICLSFIGFEGSVDHAKLQKKLVDKIVSKHGGMGVGKGPGILYDQKKFDTPYLRDFLLDMGAAGDVSETATPWSSVVKLHSAAHNAAQRAYDSLGTKGWIMSHMSHSYHSGACLYFTFAFTFGDDPLGEYDTVKRAIQQSFVDNDGTISHHHGVGVEHSPWLEQDISTEGLKIVRGLLASADPESNFNPGKITPGEGAPLAAVSAKKAAPAAKKAAPTAKKSTPAKKAAPAKKPALAKKPALAKPTGAKAIPKK, from the coding sequence ATGACCGCTGTCAAACACATGAAGTGGTGGGGTTGGGGCAACGAAGGGGTGGGATTCCACCACGAAGACAAGCCCGGTTTCGCTCCCTTCGTGCAGTATGCGGTTGGCCTCGATCTCGTCTCCGCGACCCGCGCGGGCGAACCCTCCTTCGATGACCTGAACGTTCCGAAGAGCAAAGCAACCGCAGCGTTCGTCAAGCAGTTTGCCGCGATAGTTGGCGAAGACAATGTCACTCGCGACGACATGGTTCGCGTCATCCACACCTACGGCAAAGGTCTTCGCGATCTCGTGCGTATTCGAAGCAACGCCATTAAGCGCAGCCCTGACGTTGTGGTTTACCCTGCCGATGAATCAGAAGTGCAAGCGATCGTAGATGCCGCCGTGGCAGCCAATGCTGTCATCATTCCTTTTGGCGGCGGCAGCAATATTGCGGGCAGTCTAGAGCCGATGCCTGCCGAGAAGCGCGTTGTCATCTCACTTGATCTAGGACGGCTTCGCGAAGTTGTCGCGATCGATAAAGATGCCGGCCTTGCCCGTATCCAGGCTGGCGCCCAGGGGCCTGACCTCGAAGAACAGCTCAACGCTCAAGGATGGACGATCGGGCACTTTCCCGACAGCTTCACTCACTCGACCGTCGGTGGCTGGGTAGCGACGCGCTCTTCGGGAATGCAGTCAGACAAATACGGTGACATTGCGGACATCACTCGAGGACTGCGTGTCGTTCGACCGGGCGGGCTGCTGGTCTTGCGGCCGTTGCCGAGTACCTCAAGCGGACCGAGCGTGCGCGAAATGATCCTCGGCAGTGAGGGCCGTCTGGGTGTCATCACTGAGGTCACCGTGCAGGTGCATCGCATCCCCGCCAAGCGTGACGTCTACGCCTACTTCTTCCCGAACTGGAAGTCGGGCATCGCCGCAATGCAGGCGATCGCAGAGTCGGATGCCACGCCATCCATCACGCGAATCTCTGATGCCAAAGAGACCGGATTCTCGCTCGCAACGAGCAAGAGCCGCACTGGCGTTAGCAAGTTCACCGCGGAAACGGCACTACCGAAAATCATGACAGCCAAGGGCTGGAACCTTGACGACATTTGTCTCTCGTTCATCGGGTTCGAGGGCAGTGTTGATCATGCGAAACTCCAAAAAAAACTGGTCGACAAGATCGTGAGCAAGCATGGCGGAATGGGTGTGGGCAAAGGCCCCGGCATTCTGTATGACCAGAAGAAGTTCGACACCCCCTACCTGCGAGACTTTTTGCTCGATATGGGTGCTGCCGGCGACGTGTCAGAGACCGCAACCCCATGGTCGTCAGTAGTGAAGCTTCATTCCGCGGCCCACAATGCTGCCCAGCGGGCCTACGATTCGCTCGGCACTAAGGGCTGGATCATGTCGCACATGTCTCACTCCTACCACTCCGGTGCGTGCCTCTACTTTACGTTTGCGTTCACTTTCGGTGACGATCCGCTGGGCGAATACGACACAGTCAAGCGCGCGATTCAGCAATCGTTCGTCGACAACGACGGCACCATCTCGCACCATCACGGTGTGGGCGTTGAGCACTCACCGTGGCTTGAACAAGACATTTCGACTGAGGGGCTCAAAATTGTGCGCGGGCTACTTGCCTCCGCCGACCCAGAGAGCAATTTCAACCCCGGCAAGATCACGCCGGGCGAGGGTGCTCCGTTAGCGGCTGTTTCGGCGAAGAAGGCCGCGCCCGCTGCGAAGAAAGCTGCCCCCACTGCCAAGAAGTCGACTCCCGCGAAGAAAGCCGCGCCCGCGAAAAAGCCCGCGCTAGCGAAAAAGCCGGCGCTAGCGAAGCCGACCGGTGCGAAAGCTATTCCGAAGAAATAG